In one Roseburia intestinalis L1-82 genomic region, the following are encoded:
- a CDS encoding ribosomal-processing cysteine protease Prp: protein MTKITIFRNRDNEFLGFECLGHAGYAEEGEDIVCAGISALVINTVNSLGLYTKDAFFTDSDEETGKISLSFSSPAGHDADLLMKSLVLGLQGIQNTYGNDYIILKFREV, encoded by the coding sequence ATGACAAAGATAACGATTTTCAGAAACCGTGACAACGAGTTTTTAGGCTTTGAATGTCTTGGACATGCCGGATATGCAGAGGAAGGCGAAGATATTGTATGTGCAGGGATTTCCGCATTGGTCATCAATACGGTAAACAGTCTCGGCTTATATACGAAAGATGCCTTTTTCACTGATTCGGATGAGGAGACAGGAAAGATAAGCTTATCGTTTTCTTCCCCGGCAGGACATGATGCCGATCTACTTATGAAGTCATTGGTTTTAGGTTTGCAGGGAATACAAAACACTTATGGAAATGATTATATCATTCTAAAATTCAGGGAGGTGTAA
- the rpmA gene encoding 50S ribosomal protein L27, translating into MLNMNLQFFAHKKGVGSTKNGRDSESKRLGAKRADGQFVKAGNILYRQRGTKIHPGVNVGIGGDDTLFALTDGILRFERKGRDKKQASVYPVAE; encoded by the coding sequence ATGTTAAATATGAACCTTCAGTTTTTTGCTCATAAAAAGGGAGTTGGTTCTACAAAGAACGGTCGTGATTCCGAATCTAAAAGATTAGGAGCAAAAAGAGCAGACGGACAGTTTGTAAAAGCTGGAAACATTTTATACAGACAGCGTGGAACAAAGATTCATCCGGGCGTTAATGTAGGTATCGGTGGAGATGATACATTATTTGCTTTAACAGATGGTATCTTAAGATTCGAAAGAAAAGGAAGAGATAAGAAACAGGCTTCCGTTTATCCAGTAGCTGAATAA
- a CDS encoding IS66 family transposase: MGMGNSFETITVLQYRLKAAQEELAAFQSGEKYIRMEKQHLTQVRALERRIAKLEAAVAKEHSHAITIRNQWFEIFEQLQKECDRMVAEAVKKADMMEKRAIRAEKQRDTALEKVTSQRRELYKVKTELDDEKQKVQKLTAQINRNYENSSIPSSKSIARKKISNSREKTGRKPGGQPGHRGHCRKKLTPTREIYLPAPEEVLHDPDFKKTSKTITKQKIDISVEVHVTEYHADVYYNSKTGERIHAPFPQGVIDDVNYGGNLRAFLFLLNNDCCTSIDKSRRFLSDLTDGKINISKGMINNLCRSFAQKTESQRKEIFCDMLLSPVMHTDCTNACVNGESSYVFVCAVPDGGVLYFARGKKGHDGIKGTVVEDYQGTLVHDHDVTFYKYGTGHQECLAHVLRYLKDSMDNEKDRTWNRQMHSLIQEMIHYRNGLSESEEPDPQTVSEFEERYKTILSIAGDEYDYEPPGKYYRDGYNLYKRMKKYKKDHLLFLHNKNVPATNNEAERLLRKYKRKQAQAVSFRSPSSIDHLCKCMSMLVLMRRKEQTNLFREIAEIFA, encoded by the coding sequence ATGGGGATGGGGAATTCTTTTGAAACCATTACAGTACTTCAATACAGGCTGAAAGCAGCACAGGAAGAACTTGCAGCCTTTCAATCGGGAGAAAAATATATCCGAATGGAAAAACAGCACCTTACACAGGTGCGTGCCCTGGAACGCAGAATTGCAAAACTGGAAGCAGCTGTAGCAAAAGAACACAGCCATGCCATTACGATTCGGAATCAATGGTTTGAGATTTTTGAACAGCTGCAAAAAGAATGCGACCGTATGGTCGCCGAAGCAGTAAAAAAGGCGGATATGATGGAAAAAAGGGCCATCCGTGCAGAAAAACAGCGCGACACCGCCCTTGAAAAAGTAACTTCCCAGAGACGGGAACTTTACAAAGTAAAGACAGAGCTTGATGATGAAAAACAAAAAGTACAGAAACTGACGGCACAGATTAACCGGAACTATGAAAACTCATCCATCCCGTCTTCAAAATCTATCGCCCGCAAAAAAATATCCAACAGCCGCGAAAAAACAGGAAGGAAACCCGGTGGACAGCCAGGACACAGGGGGCACTGCAGAAAGAAACTCACCCCGACAAGGGAAATCTATCTTCCGGCACCCGAAGAAGTACTCCATGACCCTGACTTTAAGAAAACATCGAAAACCATTACAAAGCAGAAAATCGACATCAGCGTAGAAGTGCATGTGACCGAGTATCATGCCGATGTGTACTATAATTCCAAAACAGGTGAACGGATCCATGCACCATTTCCACAGGGAGTCATTGATGACGTTAACTATGGAGGAAATTTACGTGCTTTCCTGTTTCTGCTGAATAATGACTGCTGTACATCAATTGATAAAAGCCGCAGGTTTTTGTCTGATCTGACAGATGGAAAAATAAACATATCAAAAGGCATGATCAATAATCTCTGCCGGTCATTTGCCCAAAAAACAGAATCCCAGCGTAAAGAGATTTTCTGCGATATGCTGCTTTCCCCTGTCATGCATACAGACTGTACCAATGCCTGTGTAAACGGGGAAAGTTCGTATGTATTTGTATGTGCGGTTCCGGATGGCGGTGTGCTCTATTTTGCCAGGGGCAAAAAGGGACACGATGGAATAAAGGGCACGGTCGTTGAAGACTATCAGGGGACACTGGTCCACGATCATGATGTAACCTTTTATAAGTATGGAACCGGCCACCAGGAATGCCTTGCACATGTACTGCGTTATCTGAAAGACAGCATGGACAACGAAAAGGACCGTACCTGGAACAGGCAGATGCATTCCCTGATACAGGAAATGATCCATTACCGGAATGGTTTATCTGAATCAGAAGAGCCAGATCCGCAGACCGTCTCCGAATTTGAAGAACGTTATAAAACAATCCTGTCCATAGCTGGGGATGAATACGACTATGAGCCGCCTGGGAAATACTACCGTGATGGATACAACCTGTACAAAAGGATGAAAAAGTATAAGAAAGATCATCTTCTTTTCCTCCATAATAAGAATGTACCTGCCACGAATAACGAAGCCGAACGGCTGCTGAGAAAATATAAAAGAAAACAGGCGCAGGCTGTGTCATTCCGGAGTCCGTCAAGCATCGACCATCTCTGTAAATGCATGAGCATGCTGGTTTTGATGCGCAGAAAAGAGCAGACCAATCTGTTCCGCGAGATTGCAGAAATATTTGCATAA
- a CDS encoding tRNA 2-thiocytidine(32) synthetase TtcA has protein sequence MKLQQLYSYTRKAIDHYQLIESGDKIAIGISGGKDSLTLLYALSGLRRFYPQKFDLVAVTVDLGYENFDLTAVSKLCHDLDVPYHIVNTEIAKILFEERNEKPTCSLCAKMRKGALNQAIKELGCNKVAYAHHMDDVIETAFLSMIFEGRFYVFPPKTYMEDSDLTIIRPLIYVSEAEVKGFRNKYPLPVVKNPCPMDGNTKREYVKKLIQQLNIDNPGVKTKLFHAIQNGNIQGWLSGTNNAI, from the coding sequence ACACGCGAAAAGCAATTGATCATTATCAGTTGATTGAGTCCGGCGATAAGATCGCCATTGGTATTTCCGGAGGCAAAGATTCTCTTACACTTTTATATGCACTGAGTGGTCTGCGCCGCTTTTATCCCCAAAAATTCGATCTGGTAGCTGTGACCGTAGATCTTGGCTATGAAAATTTTGATCTTACAGCTGTTTCAAAACTCTGTCATGATCTTGACGTCCCATACCATATCGTAAATACAGAAATAGCAAAGATTCTCTTTGAAGAACGAAATGAAAAACCCACCTGTTCCTTATGTGCAAAAATGCGCAAAGGTGCCTTGAATCAGGCGATAAAAGAACTCGGATGTAATAAAGTGGCATATGCACATCATATGGATGATGTGATTGAAACAGCATTTTTATCCATGATTTTTGAGGGACGCTTTTATGTATTTCCCCCAAAAACCTACATGGAAGATTCTGATCTTACCATAATCCGTCCTCTGATTTATGTATCTGAGGCAGAAGTAAAAGGATTCCGGAATAAGTATCCGCTTCCTGTTGTAAAAAATCCATGTCCGATGGACGGTAATACTAAACGCGAATATGTAAAGAAACTGATACAGCAGTTAAATATAGACAATCCGGGGGTTAAGACGAAACTTTTTCATGCAATCCAGAACGGAAATATACAAGGATGGCTGTCCGGTACCAATAATGCAATTTAA
- the yqeK gene encoding bis(5'-nucleosyl)-tetraphosphatase (symmetrical) YqeK — MELNEIRKKLKKELDKGRYEHTKGVMYTAGCLAMAHEYSMEKAMLAGLLHDCAKCIPNDQKIEMCEKKHILINPVEYKSPYLLHAKLGAFLAETVYEVSDPQILHAIKVHTTGEPDMSLLDKIIYIADYIEPGRDKAENLPYIRKIAFEDLDVCMAEILHDTLAYLSSRGGSIDATTKMTYDFYRQYRKKHD; from the coding sequence ATGGAATTAAATGAAATTCGAAAAAAGTTAAAAAAAGAACTGGATAAGGGTCGTTATGAGCACACGAAAGGTGTTATGTACACTGCGGGCTGTCTTGCCATGGCACATGAGTATTCCATGGAAAAGGCAATGCTTGCAGGATTACTTCATGACTGTGCAAAGTGTATCCCAAATGATCAGAAAATAGAAATGTGTGAAAAAAAACACATTCTGATCAATCCGGTAGAATATAAAAGCCCGTATCTGCTGCATGCAAAATTAGGGGCATTTTTGGCGGAAACGGTATATGAAGTATCGGATCCACAGATTTTACATGCAATCAAAGTGCATACGACCGGTGAACCGGATATGAGCCTCTTAGACAAAATCATTTATATTGCGGATTATATTGAGCCTGGGCGGGATAAGGCAGAAAACCTTCCCTATATAAGGAAGATCGCTTTTGAAGATCTGGATGTCTGTATGGCGGAAATCCTGCATGATACGCTGGCTTATCTATCCAGCCGTGGTGGAAGTATCGATGCAACAACAAAGATGACCTATGATTTTTACCGTCAATACAGGAAAAAACATGATTGA
- the lexA gene encoding transcriptional repressor LexA, with protein sequence MAYGKISSKQREILEYIKQEILNKGYPPAVREICEAVHLKSTSSVHSHLETLEKNGYIRRDPTKPRAIEIIDDNFNLTRREVVNVPIIGQVAAGQPLLAVENIENYFPIPTEFMPNAETFMLKVKGDSMINAGIFNGDKILVQKQSDAQNGDIVVALVDDSATVKTFYKEDGHFRLQPENDTMDPIIVNECSILGKVFGIMRFLN encoded by the coding sequence ATGGCATATGGCAAAATCAGCAGTAAGCAGCGAGAAATTTTAGAATATATCAAACAGGAAATTTTAAACAAAGGTTATCCACCTGCAGTTCGTGAGATCTGCGAAGCAGTTCATTTAAAGTCAACTTCTTCTGTTCATTCACACCTTGAGACTCTTGAAAAGAATGGTTATATCCGAAGAGATCCTACAAAACCACGTGCCATCGAGATCATTGATGACAATTTCAACTTAACAAGACGTGAAGTCGTAAATGTCCCTATCATTGGTCAGGTAGCTGCCGGTCAGCCGCTGCTTGCCGTTGAGAATATCGAAAATTACTTTCCGATTCCTACTGAGTTTATGCCAAATGCAGAAACGTTTATGTTAAAGGTAAAAGGGGACAGTATGATTAATGCCGGAATATTTAACGGTGATAAGATTCTTGTACAGAAACAATCAGATGCACAGAATGGAGATATTGTCGTTGCGCTTGTAGATGATTCCGCAACCGTAAAAACTTTTTACAAAGAAGACGGTCACTTTCGCCTGCAGCCGGAAAATGATACCATGGATCCGATCATTGTGAATGAATGTTCGATTCTTGGTAAAGTATTCGGTATTATGCGATTTTTAAATTAA
- a CDS encoding undecaprenyl-diphosphate phosphatase yields the protein MNLSFIEILKVIFLGIVEGITEWLPISSTGHMLLVDEFLQLNASDSFKEMFFIIIQLGAILAVVVLYWNRMFPFQFKDKAKPVIRKDIFSLWFKVVVACIPGAAVTILFDDYIEAHLHTPVVIAIALIFYGVAFILIENWNKTREPKIKTLADISYQTAFMIGLFQVLSIIPGTSRSGATIIGGLIIGVSRVAVAEFTFYLAVPVMLGMSLLKLLKFGFAFTGAEFVILGVGTVVAFLVSIVVIHFLMSYIRKHDFKVFGWYRIVLGALVLVYFAFR from the coding sequence ATGAATTTAAGTTTTATTGAGATTTTAAAAGTAATTTTTCTTGGAATCGTGGAGGGAATCACGGAATGGCTCCCGATCAGCAGCACCGGACACATGCTTTTAGTGGACGAATTTTTACAGCTAAACGCAAGTGATTCCTTTAAGGAAATGTTTTTTATTATCATTCAGCTTGGTGCGATCCTTGCGGTTGTAGTCCTCTACTGGAACCGGATGTTTCCGTTCCAGTTTAAGGATAAGGCGAAGCCTGTGATAAGAAAAGATATTTTTTCTTTATGGTTTAAAGTAGTGGTAGCATGTATTCCGGGAGCGGCTGTCACAATATTATTTGACGATTATATCGAAGCACATCTTCACACACCGGTTGTGATTGCGATCGCTCTGATCTTTTATGGTGTTGCCTTTATTCTGATTGAAAACTGGAATAAGACAAGAGAGCCAAAGATCAAAACACTTGCGGATATTTCCTACCAGACTGCATTTATGATCGGATTGTTTCAGGTTCTTTCCATCATTCCTGGAACTTCACGTTCCGGTGCAACGATCATAGGTGGACTGATCATAGGTGTCTCCCGTGTAGCTGTTGCGGAGTTCACGTTCTACCTTGCAGTTCCGGTTATGCTCGGCATGAGCCTCTTAAAACTCTTGAAATTTGGATTTGCATTTACCGGGGCAGAGTTTGTGATCCTGGGAGTTGGAACAGTGGTTGCGTTTCTTGTCTCCATTGTTGTCATCCACTTTTTGATGTCCTATATCCGGAAACATGACTTTAAGGTATTTGGATGGTACCGTATCGTGCTTGGAGCGCTGGTGCTGGTTTATTTTGCTTTCAGATAA
- a CDS encoding lysophospholipid acyltransferase family protein → MNLFRAPYMIPKMHKEADHPEKYSEEERYELARHVIRLMKTTGGIKTKAYGLENLPSEGGYMMYPNHQGKYDALGIIYTHKKPCSIVMDRAKSNTILVREFIDLLQGKRLDKKDVRQALTIINEVSEDVKKGKRYILFPEGGYDFNNRNNVCNFKAGSFKIALKTKAPIIPVALIDSYKVFNSFNLGPVTTQVHYLKPILFDEYGSLKTHEIAELVQRRIQEKIDSILLPET, encoded by the coding sequence ATGAACCTTTTCAGAGCACCATATATGATTCCAAAGATGCATAAGGAAGCGGATCATCCTGAAAAATATTCAGAAGAAGAGCGATATGAGCTTGCGCGCCATGTGATTCGCCTTATGAAAACGACTGGTGGAATTAAGACGAAAGCATATGGTCTGGAAAATCTCCCGTCAGAGGGCGGCTATATGATGTATCCAAACCATCAGGGAAAGTATGACGCACTTGGTATTATTTATACCCATAAAAAACCGTGCTCTATCGTCATGGATCGTGCAAAATCCAATACGATCCTCGTTCGGGAATTTATCGATCTGCTGCAGGGAAAACGTCTGGATAAGAAGGATGTAAGGCAGGCGCTTACAATCATTAATGAAGTTTCAGAAGACGTTAAAAAGGGGAAACGTTATATCCTTTTTCCGGAAGGCGGGTACGATTTCAATAATCGTAATAACGTATGCAATTTCAAGGCCGGTAGTTTTAAAATTGCTTTAAAGACAAAGGCACCGATTATACCGGTTGCCCTGATCGATTCCTATAAGGTTTTTAACAGTTTTAATCTGGGACCTGTGACAACACAGGTACACTATCTGAAACCTATTTTATTTGATGAATATGGTTCATTGAAAACACATGAGATTGCAGAACTGGTACAGCGCAGGATTCAGGAAAAAATTGACAGTATATTGTTACCGGAGACATAA
- a CDS encoding tyrosine-type recombinase/integrase: MKEKAYYETINVKNEVKLRKLLETLPPFCKQFFIGIEATSSSRTKIAYAYDIGCFFDYLHATNPVCAKMDITDFPISILNEITPMDIEEYLSYLKYYEKDGTEHTNDEGGLKRKLSALRSFYHYYYKNGLIEDDPTVKVDMPKIHEKNIIRLDVDEVAKLLDEVESGENLTARQQQYHEKTKIRDLAMMTLLLGTGIRVSECVGLDMEDVDFKNNGIKIHRKGGAEVVVYFGEEVRRALMDYMVERQKITAADGSINALFLSLQNKRISVRSVENMVKKYSKLVTTLKHITPHKLRSTYGTSLYRETGDIYLVADVLGHKDVNTTRKHYAALEDERRRSAAKYVKLREI; encoded by the coding sequence ATGAAAGAAAAAGCATATTATGAAACAATAAACGTAAAGAATGAAGTAAAGTTAAGAAAACTATTAGAAACACTGCCACCCTTTTGCAAACAGTTTTTTATTGGCATTGAAGCAACAAGCTCTTCCAGGACAAAAATTGCATACGCATATGATATCGGGTGTTTCTTCGATTACCTGCATGCTACCAATCCGGTCTGTGCTAAAATGGATATTACAGATTTTCCAATCTCTATTTTAAATGAAATTACACCAATGGATATTGAGGAATATCTTTCTTATTTAAAATACTACGAAAAAGACGGAACGGAACACACCAATGACGAAGGTGGTTTGAAGCGTAAACTTTCTGCCCTGCGCTCCTTTTATCATTATTATTACAAAAATGGTTTGATTGAAGATGATCCAACTGTTAAAGTAGACATGCCTAAAATACATGAAAAGAATATTATCCGTCTGGATGTCGATGAGGTGGCAAAGCTCCTTGACGAAGTGGAATCTGGCGAGAATCTTACTGCGAGACAGCAACAGTATCATGAAAAGACAAAAATCCGGGATCTGGCAATGATGACACTTCTTTTAGGAACCGGTATCCGTGTTTCTGAATGTGTCGGCCTCGATATGGAAGATGTTGACTTTAAAAATAACGGCATTAAAATCCACCGCAAAGGTGGCGCAGAAGTTGTCGTATATTTTGGAGAGGAAGTCCGCAGAGCTCTCATGGATTATATGGTGGAACGCCAGAAAATCACTGCAGCCGACGGAAGTATCAATGCGCTCTTCCTATCACTTCAAAACAAGCGCATAAGTGTCAGATCCGTGGAAAATATGGTAAAAAAATATTCCAAGCTTGTAACAACCTTAAAACATATTACGCCGCATAAACTTCGGAGTACCTACGGTACATCCCTCTACCGCGAAACCGGCGATATCTATCTGGTTGCCGATGTTCTTGGACATAAAGATGTCAATACTACCCGTAAGCACTATGCTGCACTTGAAGATGAAAGACGCCGGAGTGCTGCGAAATATGTCAAATTACGTGAGATCTGA
- the rplU gene encoding 50S ribosomal protein L21: MYAIIATGGKQYKVSEGDIITIEKLGKEAGEKVTFDQVLAVSDNGIKVGSDVANASVEASVVKEGRGKKVIVYKYKRKTGYHKKNGHRQAFTQVKIEKINA; the protein is encoded by the coding sequence ATGTACGCAATTATAGCAACAGGTGGTAAACAGTACAAAGTATCCGAAGGCGATATCATTACCATTGAAAAGCTCGGAAAAGAAGCTGGTGAGAAAGTAACTTTTGATCAGGTTTTAGCTGTATCTGACAACGGTATCAAAGTTGGTTCTGATGTAGCAAACGCTTCTGTAGAGGCTTCTGTCGTAAAAGAGGGCAGAGGTAAAAAAGTTATCGTTTACAAGTACAAGAGAAAGACTGGCTATCACAAGAAAAACGGTCACAGACAGGCGTTTACACAGGTTAAGATTGAAAAGATCAACGCGTAA
- the obgE gene encoding GTPase ObgE, translating to MFADRATIIIKSGKGGDGHVSFRREKYVPDGGPDGGDGGRGGDIVFVVDDGLNTLTDYRHRRKFAAQPGEEGGKRNCHGKNGEDLILKVPAGTVIKDAESGKVIADMSGDNRRQVILKGGRGGLGNQHFATSTMQAPKYAQPGGDAIELEVKLELKVIADVGLVGFPNVGKSTLLSRVTNAQPKIANYHFTTLQPNLGVVDLDGAKGFVIADIPGLIEGASEGVGLGLEFLRHIERTKVMIHVVDAAGTEGRDPIADIRAIMKELEAYDPKLLEKPQVIAANKMDAVYGDENEIVQSLRREFEKDGIRVFPISAVSGKGLKELLYHVQELLDHCDSEPVIYEPEFDPALRFFKDEPYTISQAADGAFEIEGPKIEKMLGYTNIDSEKGFLFFQKFMKEQGILKELEAQGIEDGDTVRMYGFEFDYYK from the coding sequence ATGTTTGCAGACAGAGCAACAATTATTATAAAATCAGGAAAAGGCGGGGATGGTCATGTCAGTTTCCGCAGGGAAAAATATGTGCCGGACGGCGGTCCGGATGGCGGAGACGGCGGCCGCGGCGGTGATATCGTATTCGTGGTCGATGACGGTTTAAATACACTTACCGACTATCGTCACAGAAGAAAGTTTGCCGCACAGCCTGGAGAAGAAGGCGGAAAACGCAACTGTCATGGAAAGAACGGCGAGGATCTGATCTTAAAAGTTCCGGCAGGAACTGTGATCAAAGATGCAGAGTCCGGAAAAGTAATTGCTGATATGTCCGGTGACAACCGCAGACAGGTGATCTTAAAAGGCGGCCGCGGCGGTCTTGGAAACCAGCATTTTGCAACATCTACCATGCAGGCGCCGAAATATGCACAGCCGGGTGGAGATGCCATTGAACTGGAAGTAAAATTGGAATTAAAGGTGATCGCGGACGTCGGTCTGGTCGGTTTTCCGAATGTTGGAAAGTCAACGTTATTGTCAAGGGTAACCAATGCACAGCCAAAGATCGCCAATTACCATTTTACAACCTTACAGCCAAACCTTGGTGTCGTAGACTTAGATGGTGCGAAGGGATTTGTCATTGCCGACATTCCGGGACTCATTGAGGGGGCATCTGAAGGTGTCGGACTCGGACTTGAGTTTTTGCGTCATATTGAGCGTACAAAAGTCATGATCCATGTGGTCGATGCAGCCGGAACCGAAGGACGTGATCCAATCGCAGATATCCGTGCTATCATGAAGGAATTAGAGGCATATGATCCGAAACTTTTAGAAAAGCCGCAGGTGATTGCAGCAAACAAGATGGATGCGGTGTACGGTGATGAGAATGAGATCGTCCAGTCTTTAAGACGGGAGTTCGAAAAAGACGGAATCCGTGTATTCCCGATTTCTGCAGTCAGCGGAAAGGGATTAAAAGAGTTGCTGTATCATGTTCAGGAGCTGCTCGATCACTGCGACAGCGAGCCGGTGATCTATGAGCCTGAATTTGATCCGGCACTGCGATTCTTTAAGGATGAGCCTTATACGATTTCACAGGCGGCAGATGGAGCATTTGAGATTGAGGGACCAAAGATCGAAAAAATGCTTGGTTATACCAATATCGATTCTGAAAAAGGATTTTTATTCTTCCAGAAGTTTATGAAGGAACAGGGTATATTAAAAGAATTAGAAGCCCAGGGAATCGAAGATGGCGATACTGTGCGTATGTATGGATTTGAATTTGATTATTATAAATAA
- the rsfS gene encoding ribosome silencing factor encodes MTSAEYCKIAVKALEDKKAEDVKVIDIREISPIADFFIIADGMNQNQIQAMRDAVDEALYKADLKVRQVEGNQSSTWILMDYNDIIIHIFSKEDRLFYDLERIWKDGKEISVDEL; translated from the coding sequence ATGACTTCAGCAGAATATTGTAAAATAGCAGTGAAGGCACTGGAAGACAAGAAGGCAGAGGATGTGAAAGTAATTGATATCCGTGAAATTTCACCGATCGCAGATTTTTTTATCATTGCAGATGGAATGAACCAGAATCAGATTCAGGCAATGCGTGATGCGGTAGATGAAGCTTTATATAAGGCAGATCTTAAAGTACGGCAGGTGGAAGGCAATCAGTCTTCTACATGGATTCTGATGGACTATAATGATATCATTATCCATATTTTCTCGAAAGAGGACAGACTTTTTTATGATCTTGAGCGTATCTGGAAAGATGGGAAAGAGATCAGTGTGGATGAACTGTAA
- the yhbY gene encoding ribosome assembly RNA-binding protein YhbY, with product MALTSKQRAYLGGCASTMDPIFHIGKASLTPEIITALDEALEKRELIKVAVLKNCIDDPREIAAVTAERTRSEVVKVIGKKIVLFRQAKKNTKYELPG from the coding sequence ATGGCATTAACAAGTAAACAGCGTGCATACCTTGGCGGATGTGCAAGCACGATGGATCCGATCTTTCATATTGGAAAAGCAAGCCTTACACCGGAGATCATTACAGCGTTAGACGAAGCATTAGAAAAGAGAGAGCTGATCAAGGTGGCTGTATTAAAAAACTGTATTGATGATCCGAGAGAGATTGCTGCAGTGACTGCAGAGCGGACACGTTCTGAGGTTGTGAAGGTAATTGGAAAGAAGATCGTTTTATTCCGTCAGGCGAAGAAAAATACCAAGTACGAACTGCCGGGCTGA
- the nadD gene encoding nicotinate-nucleotide adenylyltransferase, whose protein sequence is MEDAECRIGQKHLKRVGILGGSFDPIHKGHLNIAQSAYEEFALDEVWFIPAGHSPNKDEKKMTAADIRAEMTALAIYDIPYFKLSRMEIDAEGTSYTYLTLTKLKEACPDTDFFFIMGADSLDYLEKWYHPEIICEKAVILAAVRDDMDLSEVEKKISALKQLFPAEIYPIEGGKTDISSSEIRAALRRGKTDISLIPPKVLAYIQEHHLYGED, encoded by the coding sequence ATGGAAGATGCAGAGTGCAGGATCGGACAAAAGCATTTAAAGAGGGTAGGCATTTTAGGCGGTTCTTTTGATCCGATTCATAAGGGACATTTAAATATTGCGCAGAGTGCGTATGAAGAATTTGCATTGGATGAAGTATGGTTTATTCCCGCCGGACATTCTCCCAATAAAGACGAGAAAAAAATGACAGCGGCAGATATCCGGGCGGAAATGACAGCTCTGGCTATCTATGATATTCCATATTTTAAACTTTCACGAATGGAAATCGATGCAGAGGGGACAAGTTATACTTATCTGACACTCACAAAATTAAAAGAGGCTTGTCCGGATACTGATTTTTTCTTTATTATGGGGGCTGACTCCCTTGATTATTTAGAAAAATGGTATCATCCTGAAATTATCTGTGAGAAGGCAGTTATTTTGGCCGCAGTACGTGATGATATGGATTTGTCGGAGGTTGAGAAAAAGATTTCTGCCTTAAAACAGCTATTTCCTGCTGAAATCTATCCAATCGAGGGTGGAAAAACAGATATTTCATCCAGTGAGATCCGTGCGGCTTTAAGACGCGGAAAAACAGATATTTCGCTGATTCCGCCTAAAGTACTGGCATATATTCAGGAACATCATTTGTATGGGGAGGATTAG